The genomic window TCACTTTGATTTGATGGCTAAAAGTGCCATCTTTTACTTTCAGATAATTTGTAGAGCCTAAACACCAAATAAAAGCTTTTCTCTTATGTTTTTATCAGTGTTGCCTCCAAATTTTTGATTATAAGCAAATCTTTAGTGCAAAAGAATTCAATTTTACGGTTATTTGTAACAACTATTACATcaggacgcacgccacaaataggaggagctcggtcatacacctaacagaagtgtacgcgtcaattatttatttattctcagTCTGCATTTCCCACCTTCCTCTGAATTATCCTATAATAAATAcgtttaacttttaaaatatatgatttcACATGTTTTATTCCAAATTCACATTGTTTCCAATGATAGGGAATATgtcaaagtatttaaaaaatgtagttgATCCAAAAGCAACACCTGAAGATGTTGTAAAACTGCAGAGGATAGAATGCCtcctctttaaaaaaataaataattggcgcgtacacttctgttaggtgtttggccgagctccttctcctatttgtggtgtgcgtgtcctgatgttgttccacaaatggagggacctacagtttcaagccgactccgaacggtagatatttttatgaggagctttttcatggcagaaatacactcggaggtttgccattgcctgtcgaggggcgaccgctattagaaaaatgttttttattaattttgctttcaccgagattcgaaccaacgacctctctgtgaattccgaatggtaatcacgcaccaacccattcggctacggcggccgcctcctctttattattatttttttctggtGTGGCCAACAACCTTCtttgaataatttctttattcgcatatttactttttgtttcgatttgatagttttttcgactactttttacatacaattttgataataaagaaatattgcCACCTTTTATCAATCATCAGGACCACTGCATCGAACACACTCATATTTAATCGACTGCTTGTCAAAAATTCGAGCTGTCAAAATTGACATGTCGCTAGCCTGACAGCTCCCTTTCTTTCTCGACTCCATCTTGGACCGCGTGGACATATTTTCCAATAGGttagtgaattttagtgaaaaagtgctcaaataatacaaattttgtactaaaaaagtGCGAAAGCACCTATACTAAAAGTCAAAAAAGAATGTGTACTaagatttatgaatttttcaggCAACCAAGACAAGCTTAAATATGACTAACTCAAAGGGTTATCGCCGCGGCACTCGGGACATGTTCTCGCGTCCCTTCCGCAAGCATGGTACCATTCCCCTATCCACATACATGCGTGTCTTCAAAATCGGCGATATTGTTGACATCAAAGGTCATGGTGCAGTGCAAAAGGGTATGCCATACAAAGCTTACCACGGCAAAACTGGCCGCATTTTCAATGTTACTCCACACGCCGTTGGTGTCATTGTAAACAAACGTGTGCGCGGTAAGATCCTACCCAAGCGTATCAATGTACGCATTGAACATGTGCATCACTCAAAGTGCCGTGAGGATTTCCTGCGTCGCGTTAAGGAGAACGAACTTAAACTGAAGGAGGCCAAGGCTAAGGGTGTATATGTAAACCTGAAACGTCAACCTGCGCCGCCAAAGAAGGCGCACTTCGTCAAGCAAATTGAAGAGCCTATTCAATTGGCACCAATTCCATACGAATTCATTGCCTAAGCGAAGTTATTTTGATGTATTTAAACGCTGTTTTTTAGAAagtatgtgaaaaaaataaatagaaaaatctaaTTCTATGTAAATTACAGTTTGTTGCGTTAATGCGAATGTGTAGggatataaatttatttgaaggTCGGAGTGCCCAGCAGAatgcatttttacaaaattgaatttatcatgatttaacaaaaaaaagttatgtataTGTAGTATGGACGGATATTAGCGGAACATTTCTATACTTTTTTCAAGTAACCCCAGGATTCACTTTGGACATAACTTTTTTAGCAtgagtaaaaattcaatcactaaAACATGCCATGGaatttaacaatttaaatattttttactaatgaAGCCAAATGATTCACAAACTTTTTATAGAGTAattttgaaaccaaaattaaatttttttagctttatttgaaaacaaaattgttaaacGAGAAAAGCTGAGCAAATTGATCgagttgatttatttttaaatactaatgatACAGTTTTCAATTGAAGTCAATTTACACCATATTTTAGAAGTAAATTTAAACAAgtttcttgaaaatttaaatactttaatggcattaaaatttagtaataccaagtttttactttcaattcgatatttaaacattttcaggAACCCGGGATTTGCTAGTATAAATCCGGCACCTGAAATCCACAGGGATCTCGGGTTGGCGTCCTTAGTATAGACAAGGTAGACGAGTTCCTAGTATGAAAAAGGGGGTATAATAGCATTAGAGATCCAACGGATATCCGGTTTGCCAAAATTTACAATTCTACCGGATAATAACACACTATACGTAGTTTCTCAAActgttttaagtaaaaaaaatcttagtaGATGTCTAGGATAATCTTTTTAGCTGTTAGATAGCAGTTACATCTTGAATGTATGTCTAAGggtactttgttgttgttgttgttgttgttgtaacagcacaaacatccccatacatatatggggaatgatGCTGAAGTGATagcccttggccggatataaatccggctcGCTCCGGTAAAGTAGAACCGTTTAAAATGATTTCTCATTGCAGTCGCGCTTGAGGAggacaaaaaattattacatatatGATTCAAAATTCATTAATTCAGATAGAAACAAAACATTACCCATTACTTGCCTTTTTCTCTCTCcaatttttaaatctaatttcaattatatttcggAATTGGCGATTTGATTCTCATTGACGGCATGACTAAGAGCTGTGTTAGCCAAGACTTTGACTTAACTTAGCTTTCGTAGAATCTTGGTGAATGTTATCATAGATAATATTGTTATGCTTTCTTTCAACGGCCCGTAATTCTCTCTCCAATTCGcaatttgctctctcacttgTGATTCtctcaaattaaataattcactaT from Anastrepha ludens isolate Willacy chromosome 5, idAnaLude1.1, whole genome shotgun sequence includes these protein-coding regions:
- the LOC128862967 gene encoding 60S ribosomal protein L21; the protein is MTNSKGYRRGTRDMFSRPFRKHGTIPLSTYMRVFKIGDIVDIKGHGAVQKGMPYKAYHGKTGRIFNVTPHAVGVIVNKRVRGKILPKRINVRIEHVHHSKCREDFLRRVKENELKLKEAKAKGVYVNLKRQPAPPKKAHFVKQIEEPIQLAPIPYEFIA